The proteins below are encoded in one region of Populus alba chromosome 2, ASM523922v2, whole genome shotgun sequence:
- the LOC118042161 gene encoding uncharacterized protein, producing the protein MDDRGGSFVAVRRISQGLERGNNTCNSTSAEAVAGSAAWLGRGLSCVCAQRRESDARPSFDLTPVQEECLQRLQSRIDVPYDSSVLDHQEALKALWNAAFPEEELHGLISEQWKEMGWQGKDPSTDFRGGGFISLENLLFFARNFPKSFQDLLQKREGDRSVWEYPFAVAGVNITFMLIQMLDLEAVKPRTLVGATFLKFLAENDSAFDLLYCITFKLMDHEWLTMRASYMDFNAVMKCTRRQLERELLSEDIMRLEDLPSYTLLTR; encoded by the exons atggATGATAGAGGAGGATCATTTGTAGCTGTGAGGAGGATTTCTCAAGGTCTCGAGCGAGGAAATAATACTTGCAATTCAACTTCTG CTGAGGCTGTGGCAGGATCAGCAGCGTGGCTTGGCCGTGgtctttcttgtgtttgtgcACAAAGAAGAGAGAGTGATGCTCGTCCATCATTTGATTTAACCCCTGTGCAG GAGGAATGCTTGCAGAGGTTGCAGAGCCGTATAGATGTTCCCTATGATAGTTCAGTTCTTGATCACCAG GAAGCTTTGAAGGCCTTATGGAATGCTGCTTTTCCTGAAGAAGAACTTCATGGTTTGATATCTGAGCAGTGGAAGGAAATGGGTTGGCAAGGAAAGGATCCATCAACAGATTTTAG GGGTGGTGGTTTTATATCATTGGAGAATTTGTTGTTCTTTGCTAGGAATTTTCCG AAGTCCTTTCAGGATCTTCTTCAAAAGAGGGAAGGTGATAGATCAGTATGGGAATACCCATTTGCTGTAGCTGGTGTGAACATCACGTTTATGCTTATTCAGATGCTTGATCTTGAAGCAG TCAAACCACGAACACTGGTGGGAGCAACTTTCTTGAAGTTTCTTGCAG AGAATGACTCGGCATTTGACCTTCTCTATTGCATAACATTCAAGCTTATGGATCATGAATGGCTTACCATGCGCGCCTCctatatggacttcaat GCGGTTATGAAATGTACACGACGTCAACTAGAGAGGGAGCTTCTGTCCGAAGACATAATGCGGCTAGAAGACTTGCCCTCTTACACCCTCCTTACACGATAG
- the LOC118042162 gene encoding nucleoside diphosphate kinase 1, translating into MEQTFIMIKPDGVQRGLVGEIISRFEKKGFTLKGLKLQTVEQSFAEKHYEDLAKKPFFAGLVQYIISGPVVAMIWEGKGVVATGRKIIGATNPAASEPGTIRGDFAIDVGRNVIHGSDSVESATKEIGLWFPDGPTNWQSSLHPWIYE; encoded by the exons ATGGAGCAAACCTTCATTATGATCAAGCCCGATGGCGTCCAGAGAGGACTC GTTGGTGAGATTATTTCAAGATTTGAGAAGAAGGGATTCACTCTCAAAG GTTTGAAGCTACAGACTGTTGAGCAATCTTTTGCTGAGAAACACTACGAGGACCTGGCCAAGAAGCCATTCTTTGCCGGTCTTGTTCAGTATATTATTTCTGGCCCAGTTGTTGCTATGATTTGGGAGGGAAAAGGTGTTGTTGCCACTGGCCGTAAGATTATCGGAGCCACAAATCCTGCAGCTTCTGAACCTGGAACTATCCGTGGTGATTTTGCTATTGATGTTGGGAG GAATGTTATTCATGGAAGCGACTCTGTTGAGAGTGCTACTAAGGAAATTGGACTGTGGTTCCCTGATGGCCCTACTAACTGGCAGAGCAGCCTGCACCCATGGATCTATGAGTAA